In one window of Hypanus sabinus isolate sHypSab1 unplaced genomic scaffold, sHypSab1.hap1 scaffold_47, whole genome shotgun sequence DNA:
- the LOC132389078 gene encoding zinc finger protein 239-like, with protein sequence MAHQRVHTRERPFTCSFCGKRFIKSSHLLSHQRVHTGEKPFACSECGKRFTELSNLQNHQRVHTGEKPFTCSECGKGFSQSSHLQRHQRVHTREKPFTCSECGKSFTHLCNLQNHRPVHTGERPFPCSECGKGFTQSSSLLSHQRVHTGERPFTCSECGKGFTQSSHLKVHQRVHTGEKPFTCSVCGKGFTDSSTRQKHQRVHTGEKSFTCSECGKGFTDSSCLLVHHRVHTGEKPFTCSECGKGFTQSSHLQRHQRVHTGEKPFTCSECGKRFTQSSTLQAHQRIHTGEKPFTCSVCGKGFTQSSQLLAHQSVHNGEWP encoded by the coding sequence atggctcaccagcgagttcacaccagggagcggccattcacctgctcattctgtgggaagagattcattaaATCATCCCACctgctgagtcatcagcgagttcacactggggagaagccgttcgcctgctcagaatgtgggaagagattcactgagttatccaacctacagaatcatcagcgagtccacactggggagaagccattcacctgctcagaatgtgggaagggattcagtcagtcatcccacctgcagagacaccagcgagttcacactagggagaagccgttcacctgctcagaatgtgggaagagcttCACTCACTTATGCAACCTACAGAATCATCggccagttcacactggggagaggccattcccctgctcagaatgtgggaagggatttactcagtcatccagcctactgagtcatcagcgagttcacacaggggagaggcccttcacctgctcagaatgtgggaagggattcactcagtcatcccatctgaaggttcatcagcgagttcacactggggagaagccgttcacctgctcagtctgtggaaagggattcactgattcatccacccggcagaaacatcagcgagttcacactggggagaagtcgttcacctgctcagaatgtgggaagggattcacggaTTCATCCTGCCTACTGGtacatcatcgagttcacactggggagaagccgttcacctgctcagaatgtgggaagggattcactcagtcatcccacctgcagagacatcagcgagttcacactggggagaagcccttcacctgctcagaatgtgggaagagattcactcaatcttccaccctacaggcacaccagcgaattcacactggggagaagccgttcacttgctcagtctgtgggaagggattcactcagtcgtccCAACTACTggctcaccagtcagttcacaatggggagtggccatag